From one Pedobacter faecalis genomic stretch:
- a CDS encoding sulfite exporter TauE/SafE family protein gives MVTSTQENKWKRVAYLCLIILAVVFIGYALYSSLGYASVVAYGKQIYGQIDDMFIWMLLVGFVAQLVDGALGMGYGVVSTTLLLSGGLNPAVISGSIHTAEMFSSGASGFSHYRFGNVNKKLFKTLLIPGVLGAIAGALLLSYAGEAFSVYIRPVISLYTLLLGIRILTNAFKEKRKPQKVKRAGWLAGAGGFLDSFGGGGWGPLVTSTLISKGRTPKYVIGSVSLTEFFVTMASAVTFFFILGVSHWQSILGLIVGGVLAAPIAARLVGRLPIKKMFIGVGVIVIISSVRIIWKAISGML, from the coding sequence ATGGTAACAAGCACACAGGAAAATAAATGGAAAAGGGTCGCGTATCTGTGTCTTATCATTCTTGCTGTTGTGTTCATTGGCTATGCGTTATATTCTTCACTTGGTTATGCGTCGGTTGTTGCATACGGAAAACAGATATACGGGCAAATAGACGACATGTTTATTTGGATGCTACTTGTCGGCTTTGTAGCACAGCTTGTTGATGGCGCCTTAGGGATGGGATACGGCGTTGTGTCGACCACCCTCCTGCTGTCTGGCGGACTAAATCCGGCCGTTATATCGGGTAGTATACATACCGCTGAGATGTTTTCGAGCGGAGCCTCAGGATTCAGCCACTATCGCTTTGGCAACGTCAATAAGAAACTGTTCAAAACCTTACTTATACCAGGGGTACTGGGCGCAATTGCCGGTGCATTGTTGCTCAGCTACGCGGGAGAGGCATTTTCCGTATATATTCGTCCGGTGATCTCTCTTTATACACTGCTATTGGGTATACGCATTCTCACCAATGCATTTAAAGAAAAAAGAAAACCACAAAAAGTAAAGCGCGCGGGCTGGCTTGCTGGTGCAGGCGGCTTCCTCGACTCGTTTGGCGGTGGTGGTTGGGGGCCTCTCGTTACCTCAACCCTGATATCGAAAGGACGAACTCCGAAATATGTTATCGGATCGGTAAGCTTAACCGAATTTTTTGTTACAATGGCCAGCGCCGTAACATTCTTTTTCATACTAGGTGTCAGTCACTGGCAGTCTATCCTGGGACTGATCGTAGGTGGTGTACTTGCTGCTCCAATTGCGGCCAGGCTTGTAGGCCGCCTACCCATAAAAAAGATGTTTATCGGCGTAGGCGTAATCGTGATTATTTCCAGCGTACGGATCATCTGGAAGGCCATATCCGGAATGCTATAA
- a CDS encoding galactokinase — MKAEITEKFLAIYGQEPAKHYFTPGRVNLIGEHIDYNGGLVMPCAVTMGTWLALAPNNDGVLRFRSLNFDEHAEMPLQKAYSKTGPEWYNYPLGVFHEMQKQHEINTGLDMLFFGNIPIGSGLSSSASIEVAMAYALNDYFNLDYSKLDIPLLAQKVENQFIGVNCGIMDQFAVAFGETDKAIVLNCDTLDHNIVDCNLGEYNLAIINTNKPRKLAESKYNERVSECKTALGELNAELNLSNLCELDGEQFDQYKHLISDAVVLKRATHVVAENDRVNHAAKALNSGDLKAFGQLMYGSHQSLKELYEVTGRELDTVVEFCAQYPDVIGARMTGAGFGGCAIALLKKGQEEDFKTKLTAFYTDRIGYAPTVYISDIGHGASSI, encoded by the coding sequence ATGAAAGCTGAAATCACTGAAAAATTCTTAGCGATATATGGACAGGAGCCTGCCAAACATTATTTTACACCGGGACGTGTGAATCTCATCGGAGAGCACATTGACTACAACGGAGGCCTGGTTATGCCGTGTGCAGTAACCATGGGTACCTGGCTGGCCCTTGCCCCTAACAACGACGGCGTGCTAAGATTCAGAAGTTTGAATTTCGACGAACATGCGGAAATGCCGCTCCAGAAAGCATATAGCAAGACGGGTCCGGAATGGTATAATTATCCACTCGGTGTTTTTCATGAAATGCAGAAACAGCATGAGATCAATACCGGATTGGATATGTTGTTTTTTGGCAATATCCCTATCGGCTCCGGCCTGTCTTCTTCGGCCTCTATTGAAGTTGCCATGGCATATGCGCTCAACGATTATTTCAATTTGGATTACAGCAAACTGGATATTCCATTGCTGGCTCAGAAAGTTGAGAATCAGTTTATCGGTGTAAACTGTGGTATTATGGACCAGTTTGCGGTAGCCTTCGGCGAAACCGATAAAGCAATTGTATTGAACTGCGATACGCTAGACCATAACATTGTCGACTGTAACCTGGGCGAATATAACTTGGCGATCATTAACACGAACAAACCGCGTAAACTGGCAGAGTCGAAATATAACGAGCGGGTCTCCGAATGTAAAACTGCACTTGGGGAACTTAACGCTGAATTGAACCTTAGTAATCTCTGTGAACTGGACGGTGAACAATTTGATCAGTATAAGCACCTGATAAGCGATGCCGTAGTATTGAAGCGTGCAACCCACGTGGTGGCTGAGAATGACCGGGTTAACCATGCTGCAAAGGCGCTGAACAGCGGCGATCTGAAGGCTTTCGGCCAACTGATGTACGGTTCTCATCAATCGCTTAAAGAGCTGTATGAAGTTACCGGTCGCGAGCTTGACACAGTTGTGGAATTTTGCGCTCAATACCCCGATGTGATCGGTGCAAGGATGACTGGTGCTGGCTTTGGCGGCTGTGCCATAGCATTACTGAAAAAAGGACAGGAAGAGGATTTTAAAACCAAACTAACTGCCTTCTATACGGATAGGATTGGTTACGCGCCGACGGTGTATATCAGCGATATCGGACATGGTGCTTCAAGCATCTGA
- a CDS encoding RNA methyltransferase has translation MQKLKSEELNRPSVEEFKDQEKLPVVVVLDNVRSMHNVGSVFRTADGFSVSKIVLCGITAQPPHREIEKTALGATQSVDWEYVAETCAAIAELRLQGYKILAIEQAQGSVMLNAYLPLPKEKYALVFGNEVNGVSDEVMAAVDGCIEIPQFGTKHSFNIVISAGIVLWDFFSKLRLDTGRS, from the coding sequence ATGCAGAAGCTGAAATCAGAAGAGCTTAACCGGCCTTCAGTAGAAGAATTCAAAGATCAGGAAAAGCTGCCTGTCGTTGTCGTGCTCGATAACGTGCGGAGTATGCACAATGTGGGTTCTGTATTCAGAACAGCTGATGGCTTTTCCGTATCAAAAATAGTGCTGTGCGGCATTACTGCACAGCCTCCACATCGAGAAATAGAAAAAACCGCATTAGGCGCCACGCAGTCTGTCGACTGGGAATACGTTGCTGAGACCTGTGCCGCAATCGCTGAACTGCGCCTGCAGGGCTATAAGATACTTGCCATTGAGCAGGCACAAGGCAGCGTGATGCTGAACGCCTATCTACCCCTGCCGAAGGAGAAGTACGCGCTTGTATTCGGCAATGAGGTAAACGGCGTCAGCGATGAGGTAATGGCGGCGGTCGACGGCTGCATAGAAATTCCTCAGTTTGGCACCAAGCATTCCTTTAATATTGTTATCTCGGCAGGTATTGTCCTGTGGGATTTCTTTTCTAAACTGAGATTAGATACCGGCCGGAGTTAA
- a CDS encoding aldose epimerase family protein yields MNTKLIHTGKIIDGKEVLAVELTNAKGSYVKVYNYGAIVSKFIVTNAQGERQDIVLGFEDIDSYTSEAYLENYPYLGAVIGRYANRIKDGRFNIDGKEYQLSLAKGQDTLHGGDIGFDRKVWDILPTIDPTVTMRYLSPAGEENFPGNLLVELTFKLTDDDELVLDFKTSTDEPTAVNLTHHGYFNLSPTGGSVKDHLHRIAASKYLEQDERYVVTGRQVAVAGTKYDFQGAKPIGQDWDPEEGYDQTFLLDKEYGELTLATETSEAESGLTLYVYTTEPVAHFYTAKFLDVKQGKEGRHYGPYSAFCVETQHAPNSVNVPDLPTTILRPGETYRQTTIYKVAPTVIGQL; encoded by the coding sequence ATGAATACAAAGCTGATCCACACGGGTAAAATTATTGATGGAAAAGAGGTTCTGGCGGTCGAGTTAACAAACGCCAAAGGGAGTTATGTGAAGGTCTATAATTATGGAGCCATTGTCAGTAAGTTTATCGTAACCAACGCGCAGGGGGAAAGGCAGGATATTGTGCTGGGCTTTGAGGATATTGATAGTTACACCAGCGAGGCATATTTGGAAAATTATCCCTATTTGGGGGCAGTTATCGGACGGTATGCCAACCGGATTAAAGATGGGCGCTTTAATATTGACGGTAAGGAATATCAATTGTCGCTGGCTAAAGGGCAGGACACTCTGCACGGAGGAGATATAGGCTTTGATAGAAAGGTGTGGGACATATTACCCACCATTGACCCTACGGTAACGATGAGATACCTGAGTCCGGCAGGTGAGGAGAACTTTCCAGGCAACTTATTGGTAGAGCTCACCTTCAAACTTACGGATGATGATGAGTTAGTTCTCGACTTCAAAACCAGCACTGACGAGCCAACTGCTGTTAACCTGACGCATCATGGCTATTTTAACCTTTCTCCGACCGGCGGATCAGTGAAAGACCACCTGCACAGGATAGCGGCGAGTAAGTATTTAGAACAAGATGAACGATATGTAGTTACAGGTCGCCAAGTCGCTGTCGCCGGAACCAAATATGATTTCCAGGGAGCAAAGCCGATCGGCCAGGACTGGGATCCGGAGGAGGGTTACGACCAAACATTTCTGCTCGACAAAGAATATGGCGAGTTAACGCTGGCTACCGAGACTTCGGAAGCAGAGAGCGGGTTAACGCTATATGTTTATACAACGGAACCGGTTGCGCATTTTTATACAGCTAAGTTTCTTGATGTGAAGCAAGGTAAGGAGGGACGACACTACGGGCCTTATAGCGCTTTTTGCGTTGAAACCCAGCACGCACCAAATAGTGTTAATGTACCGGACTTACCGACAACTATATTGCGGCCGGGTGAGACCTACCGTCAGACAACCATTTACAAGGTTGCGCCTACCGTGATTGGACAATTATAG